One window from the genome of Corynebacterium sp. SCR221107 encodes:
- the ctaC gene encoding aa3-type cytochrome oxidase subunit II — translation MNQQQKRGFGRKALLGGVLGFGGLALAGCDVEAPGGVLGKALAFGWPEGITPEATAMYNFWVWTWVTAWIIGFIMWALFIYGLFAWRAKRAEKAGKGEFPRQTQYNIPLELVLTIVPIVIVMGLFFFTVQAQDKVTALDKDPKVTVDVTAYQWNWKFGYQSVAAELSPTGSDYDGVDQERQAQAEASEVDPDGENPINGRSKSDVSYLHFNKIETLGTTSEIPVLVLPSNTAIEFQLASADVSHAFWVPEFLFKRDAYAHPEENKQQRAFQIEKIEEEGAFVGRCAEMCGTYHAMMNFEIRVVSPEKFKQYMEIRNEDPALPNSEALKQIGEAPYATSTSPFNSDRTNTRDGENAVDNNGAAA, via the coding sequence GTGAATCAGCAGCAGAAGCGTGGCTTTGGCCGTAAGGCACTGCTCGGTGGTGTCCTTGGATTCGGTGGCCTCGCACTTGCCGGATGTGACGTCGAAGCACCTGGTGGCGTCTTGGGCAAGGCCCTGGCGTTCGGGTGGCCAGAAGGTATCACTCCCGAGGCAACCGCGATGTACAACTTCTGGGTGTGGACCTGGGTTACCGCCTGGATCATCGGCTTTATTATGTGGGCGCTTTTCATCTACGGCCTTTTCGCTTGGCGTGCCAAGCGTGCTGAGAAGGCAGGCAAGGGTGAGTTCCCTCGTCAGACCCAGTACAACATCCCATTGGAGCTGGTACTTACCATCGTTCCGATCGTGATCGTTATGGGGTTGTTCTTCTTCACGGTTCAGGCTCAGGACAAGGTTACGGCCTTGGATAAGGATCCAAAGGTGACGGTGGACGTCACGGCATACCAGTGGAACTGGAAGTTTGGATACCAGTCGGTTGCGGCAGAGCTGAGCCCCACCGGATCCGACTATGACGGTGTCGATCAGGAGCGACAGGCACAGGCCGAGGCTTCCGAGGTTGACCCGGACGGTGAGAATCCGATCAACGGTCGCTCCAAGTCGGACGTTTCTTACCTCCACTTCAATAAGATCGAGACGCTGGGTACCACCTCAGAGATTCCGGTTTTGGTTCTCCCGTCCAACACGGCCATCGAATTCCAGCTCGCCTCCGCTGACGTTTCCCACGCCTTCTGGGTGCCGGAGTTCCTCTTCAAGCGCGACGCCTATGCTCACCCGGAGGAGAATAAGCAGCAGCGCGCGTTCCAGATCGAGAAGATTGAAGAAGAGGGCGCATTCGTCGGTCGTTGTGCCGAGATGTGCGGTACCTACCACGCAATGATGAACTTCGAAATCCGTGTCGTGTCCCCGGAGAAGTTCAAGCAGTACATGGAGATTCGCAACGAAGATCCTGCTCTACCGAACTCTGAGGCACTGAAGCAGATCGGTGAGGCACCATACGCAACCAGCACCAGCCCGTTCAACTCCGACCGCACCAACACTCGCGATGGTGAGAACGCGGTCGACAACAACGGCGCAGCGGCTTAA
- the asnB gene encoding asparagine synthase (glutamine-hydrolyzing), translating into MCGLLGFLSADGSAAQFTSAVEKALPCMRHRGPDEAGTWHDDSAVFGFNRLSIIDLEHSHQPLRWGPKDQPERYAMTFNGEIYNYVELRKELQELGYSFNTSGDGETIVVGYHHWGADVVRHLRGMFGFAIWDTQSKELFLARDPFGIKPLFYATTEAGTAFASEKKCILEMAEDMGVDLSLDRRAIEHYIDLQYVPEPESLHTGIRRLESGCTAVVTPGGELKQTRYFRPQFPAQKVAKGKEQELFDRIARALEDSVEKHMRADVTVGSFLSGGIDSTAIATLAKRHNPNLLTFTTGFEREGYSEVDVAAESAAAIGVEHIVKIVSPEEYADAIPKIMWYLDDPVADPSLVPLYFVAQEARKHVKVVLSGEGADELFGGYTIYKEPLSLAPFEKIPTPLRRGLGQLSKVLPDGMKGKSLLNRGSMTMEERYYGNARSFNFDQIQRVIPWAKPEWDHREVTAPIYAQSRHMDPVARMQHLDLFTWMRGDILVKADKINMAHSLELRVPFLDREVFKVAETIPYDMKISHGTTKYALRKAMEQIVPAHVLHRKKLGFPVPMRHWLAGDELFGWAQDQITASQTDDIFNKTAVMQMLNEHRAGASDHSRRLWTVLAFMVWHGIFVEGRIDPGIEQRDYPVYL; encoded by the coding sequence ATGTGTGGACTCCTTGGATTCTTAAGCGCCGATGGTTCAGCCGCCCAGTTCACCTCGGCCGTCGAGAAGGCTCTGCCGTGCATGCGGCATCGCGGTCCCGACGAGGCCGGCACGTGGCACGATGATTCGGCCGTCTTCGGATTTAACCGACTCTCGATCATCGACCTCGAGCATTCTCATCAGCCACTGCGCTGGGGGCCAAAGGATCAGCCAGAACGCTACGCCATGACCTTCAATGGCGAGATCTATAACTACGTGGAGCTACGCAAGGAGCTTCAGGAACTCGGCTATTCCTTTAATACTTCCGGCGACGGCGAGACCATCGTGGTGGGCTATCACCACTGGGGCGCCGACGTCGTGCGCCACCTGCGTGGCATGTTCGGCTTTGCCATCTGGGACACCCAATCAAAGGAGCTCTTCCTCGCGCGTGATCCTTTCGGCATCAAGCCGCTGTTCTACGCCACCACAGAAGCCGGTACGGCATTCGCCTCCGAAAAGAAGTGCATCCTCGAGATGGCCGAGGACATGGGCGTTGACTTAAGCCTCGACCGCAGGGCCATCGAGCACTACATCGACCTGCAGTATGTTCCCGAGCCGGAGTCCCTGCACACGGGCATTCGTCGCCTCGAATCCGGCTGCACGGCCGTGGTCACCCCCGGTGGGGAACTGAAGCAGACCCGCTATTTCCGACCGCAATTCCCAGCCCAGAAGGTGGCAAAGGGCAAGGAGCAAGAACTCTTCGACCGCATCGCCCGCGCCCTGGAGGATTCCGTCGAAAAGCATATGCGCGCAGACGTCACCGTGGGTTCCTTCTTATCCGGTGGCATCGATTCCACCGCCATCGCCACCCTGGCCAAGCGCCACAACCCCAACCTTTTGACGTTTACCACCGGATTCGAGCGCGAGGGCTATTCCGAGGTCGACGTCGCTGCCGAGTCGGCCGCCGCCATTGGCGTTGAACACATCGTCAAGATCGTCTCCCCCGAGGAATACGCCGACGCCATCCCAAAGATCATGTGGTATCTCGACGATCCGGTGGCCGATCCATCGCTGGTCCCGTTGTACTTTGTCGCCCAAGAGGCCCGCAAGCACGTCAAGGTGGTCCTTTCCGGCGAAGGCGCCGACGAGCTTTTCGGCGGCTACACCATTTACAAAGAACCGCTGTCGCTAGCGCCTTTCGAGAAGATTCCTACCCCGTTGCGCCGCGGTCTCGGCCAGCTTTCCAAGGTGCTTCCCGACGGCATGAAGGGCAAGTCTCTGCTCAACCGAGGCTCCATGACCATGGAGGAGCGCTACTACGGCAACGCCCGCTCCTTCAACTTTGATCAGATCCAGCGCGTCATCCCCTGGGCCAAGCCCGAATGGGATCACCGCGAGGTCACCGCCCCCATCTATGCCCAGTCACGCCACATGGATCCCGTGGCCCGGATGCAGCACCTCGACCTGTTTACCTGGATGCGCGGCGACATCCTGGTCAAGGCCGACAAGATCAACATGGCGCACTCCCTCGAGCTGCGCGTGCCCTTCCTCGACCGCGAGGTCTTCAAGGTTGCCGAGACCATCCCCTACGACATGAAGATCAGCCACGGCACCACCAAGTACGCCCTGCGTAAGGCGATGGAGCAGATCGTGCCCGCCCACGTCCTTCACCGCAAGAAGCTGGGCTTCCCCGTGCCCATGCGCCACTGGCTCGCCGGCGACGAGCTTTTCGGCTGGGCCCAGGACCAGATCACCGCCTCGCAGACCGACGATATCTTCAACAAGACCGCCGTCATGCAGATGCTCAACGAGCACCGCGCAGGCGCCAGCGACCACTCCCGCCGCCTGTGGACGGTGCTGGCGTTCATGGTCTGGCATGGCATCTTTGTCGAAGGCCGCATCGATCCCGGTATCGAGCAGCGCGACTACCCCGTCTACCTCTAG
- a CDS encoding HesB/IscA family protein translates to MTAPSTNTGVFLSDAAAAKAKALLEQEGRDDLSLRIAVQPGGCAGLRYQLYFDDRSLDGDKVDEVGGVRLVVDKMSVPYLAGARIDFADTIESQGFTIDNPNAGSSCACGDSFN, encoded by the coding sequence ATGACGGCACCGTCAACCAACACCGGCGTTTTCTTAAGCGATGCTGCAGCAGCTAAGGCAAAGGCACTGCTTGAGCAGGAGGGCCGAGACGATCTTTCTTTGCGCATCGCCGTGCAGCCGGGTGGTTGCGCTGGCCTGCGTTACCAGCTTTATTTCGATGACCGCTCCCTCGACGGCGACAAGGTCGATGAGGTCGGCGGCGTTCGCTTGGTCGTCGACAAGATGAGCGTTCCTTACCTCGCGGGTGCCCGCATCGACTTCGCGGACACCATCGAGTCCCAGGGCTTTACCATCGATAACCCGAACGCAGGCTCTTCTTGCGCCTGTGGAGATTCCTTCAACTGA
- a CDS encoding DUF3043 domain-containing protein: MNDGNQDVNDPAATSAASKAHTPKKGHATPKRKQAQAHAGSFESRFAPGDSYSDNRKKRKELKASMSPEEWKEYKAKEKEERRRSAAAAQAAMDRGEEKYLLPRDKGQEKRFVRDFVDSHRYINNWVMPFAIVLLALLLIGQRQPTFGMWVSTIAMVIMVVFAVEGFWLGRKASRATREKFPNTTESGFSLGFYAYGRATQPRRWRSPKPRVEIGAEVK, from the coding sequence GTGAATGACGGCAACCAGGATGTAAACGACCCAGCCGCAACCTCTGCGGCCTCCAAGGCTCATACCCCCAAGAAGGGCCATGCAACCCCCAAACGCAAGCAGGCTCAGGCTCACGCCGGATCCTTCGAGTCCCGCTTTGCGCCGGGCGATAGCTATTCCGACAACCGCAAGAAGCGCAAAGAGCTCAAGGCCTCCATGTCCCCAGAGGAATGGAAGGAATATAAAGCCAAGGAAAAAGAGGAACGCCGCCGTAGTGCCGCGGCAGCGCAGGCCGCCATGGATCGTGGCGAGGAGAAGTACCTCTTGCCGCGCGACAAGGGACAGGAGAAGCGCTTTGTGCGCGACTTCGTCGATTCCCACCGCTATATCAACAACTGGGTGATGCCGTTTGCCATCGTCTTGCTGGCCCTGCTGCTGATCGGCCAGCGGCAGCCCACCTTCGGCATGTGGGTGTCTACCATCGCGATGGTCATCATGGTCGTGTTCGCCGTCGAAGGTTTTTGGCTCGGGCGCAAGGCCTCGCGCGCAACCCGCGAGAAGTTCCCGAACACCACCGAGTCCGGCTTTAGCCTGGGTTTTTATGCCTACGGTCGCGCCACGCAGCCGCGGCGCTGGCGTTCGCCTAAGCCGC